A single Corynebacterium resistens DSM 45100 DNA region contains:
- the yidC gene encoding membrane protein insertase YidC, translating to MLDFIYYPISGVLWFWHKLFSFVLDPSSGVTWALAIVFLVFTIRIFLIKPMANQLRSSRKMQEFQPKMQELQRKHKNDRETLAIEMRKLQKEMGVNPLASCIPALIQMPIFIGLFHVLRSFNRTATSFGAPGMTVQETRNTPNYFFGVDEVQSFLDARLFGSPLSGYISMDPANYSAFSPEGAGIDFSRMNIILIIVPLMLASAVMMHFTARMSIDRSKKRQAANPKKDADPRQQQMQMQMDMMQRMMLWVMPALYLTGGFMWQVGLAIYMFVNNAWTVAQQKLLFAKMDREEAEEKEAKLAAQRTSAPKVGVRPNNPKKKGKR from the coding sequence GTGCTAGATTTTATTTATTATCCAATCTCTGGAGTGCTGTGGTTCTGGCATAAGCTCTTCAGCTTTGTGCTGGATCCCTCCTCCGGTGTGACGTGGGCACTAGCAATTGTGTTCCTTGTGTTCACTATCAGGATTTTCCTGATCAAACCAATGGCCAACCAGTTGCGATCTTCACGGAAGATGCAGGAGTTCCAGCCTAAAATGCAAGAACTTCAGCGCAAGCACAAAAATGATCGCGAGACACTTGCGATTGAAATGCGGAAGCTACAGAAGGAGATGGGTGTAAACCCTCTCGCCTCGTGCATTCCGGCGCTGATTCAAATGCCGATTTTTATTGGCCTGTTCCACGTCTTGCGATCTTTTAACCGCACAGCAACTTCCTTCGGTGCCCCAGGAATGACGGTTCAGGAGACTCGTAACACGCCGAATTATTTCTTTGGTGTTGACGAAGTTCAATCCTTCCTGGATGCTCGTCTTTTCGGAAGTCCGCTTTCGGGTTATATTTCGATGGATCCCGCCAACTACAGCGCGTTCTCTCCCGAAGGTGCGGGCATCGACTTCTCCCGCATGAACATCATCTTGATCATTGTTCCTTTGATGCTCGCCTCTGCTGTGATGATGCACTTCACTGCTCGCATGAGCATTGACCGTTCCAAGAAACGTCAGGCGGCGAACCCTAAGAAGGATGCGGATCCAAGGCAGCAGCAAATGCAAATGCAGATGGACATGATGCAACGCATGATGCTGTGGGTTATGCCGGCGCTATACCTAACTGGTGGCTTCATGTGGCAGGTTGGCCTTGCTATCTACATGTTTGTTAACAATGCCTGGACGGTAGCGCAGCAGAAGTTACTGTTCGCAAAGATGGATCGCGAAGAAGCTGAGGAGAAAGAAGCTAAACTAGCTGCTCAACGCACATCTGCCCCTAAGGTTGGCGTACGGCCCAATAATCCTAAGAAGAAGGGTAAACGCTAG
- the yidD gene encoding membrane protein insertion efficiency factor YidD, producing the protein MCTAASKEPSENRLRANWARRLIMVYQDYLSGLKMGPTCRFDPTCSNYALVALGRHGLFRGGLMALGRLARCGPWHPGGWDPVPPRRQGNRWCRKQAE; encoded by the coding sequence ATGTGCACAGCTGCATCAAAAGAGCCCTCTGAGAATCGTCTGCGTGCGAATTGGGCACGCCGTCTCATCATGGTTTACCAAGATTATCTTTCAGGCCTTAAAATGGGTCCTACGTGTCGTTTTGATCCCACTTGTAGCAATTACGCTCTTGTAGCCCTCGGCAGGCACGGTCTATTCCGAGGAGGGCTGATGGCTTTGGGAAGATTGGCCCGCTGCGGGCCTTGGCACCCAGGTGGGTGGGATCCGGTTCCACCGCGGCGTCAAGGAAATAGATGGTGCCGCAAACAGGCGGAGTAA
- the rnpA gene encoding ribonuclease P protein component, whose product MLPPEYRLRSSALFGRTVRNGRKKGSRTVVAYILHGPTGRVRNELLSSDGSVSRETSAFLKSSSQLPLSSDPHPRVGLVVSKAVGNAVSRHAVSRRLRHATGALLAEIEESCPPGTTIVLRALPRAATATYEEILKDVHSCIKRAL is encoded by the coding sequence ATGCTGCCACCTGAGTACCGCCTGCGTTCCTCCGCTTTGTTCGGAAGAACAGTACGCAATGGTCGCAAGAAGGGCTCACGGACGGTTGTTGCATACATCTTGCATGGACCGACCGGCCGAGTTAGGAATGAGCTTCTTTCTTCTGACGGGAGCGTTTCACGTGAAACGTCTGCCTTCTTGAAGAGTTCGTCGCAACTACCTCTTTCTTCAGACCCCCACCCGCGCGTAGGTCTGGTTGTTTCTAAAGCGGTAGGCAACGCAGTCTCACGCCACGCGGTTTCGCGTCGATTGCGTCATGCGACTGGCGCCCTGCTGGCAGAGATTGAGGAGAGCTGTCCCCCGGGAACAACAATCGTTTTGCGTGCTTTACCCCGAGCAGCAACTGCTACCTATGAGGAAATCTTGAAAGATGTGCACAGCTGCATCAAAAGAGCCCTCTGA
- the rpmH gene encoding 50S ribosomal protein L34, whose translation MAKGKRTFQPNNRRRARVHGFRTRMRTRAGRAIVSARRRKGRKSLTA comes from the coding sequence GTGGCCAAGGGCAAGCGTACTTTCCAGCCAAACAACCGTCGTCGCGCACGCGTTCACGGTTTCCGTACCCGTATGCGCACCCGTGCTGGCCGTGCAATTGTTTCTGCACGTCGCCGTAAGGGTCGTAAGTCTTTGACCGCTTAA